A single region of the Brachypodium distachyon strain Bd21 chromosome 3, Brachypodium_distachyon_v3.0, whole genome shotgun sequence genome encodes:
- the LOC104583673 gene encoding uncharacterized protein LOC104583673, with amino-acid sequence MSLRHLLLQARRCASQPPPKLTEFLPVCRSLSILPSRALAAPSRCSGPQIQLPQTLPYSDGNPLGAGFHIDVVDSDLWPASFSFSSDKARGFEEHEEEVHDSDDEIDDMRHRKKLFYKLDRGSKEFEENNLPLRRRWKRDKGEAKNPSESKKVEPEKSAPSKVLKLKTKPAVRKDDVVEVKRERVPTFNQMTDPYHHPFCLDIHVSKGSVRACFVHRVTSRVVSVAHSISKDMKFDLGSRKGIKACVAVGALLAKRALEDDIHNAVYTPRKGDKIEGKIEIVLRGIIENGVDVKVKLKQRKPTKNRPVVQDDQSR; translated from the exons ATGTCACTTCGGCACCTGCTTCTCCAAGCACGGCGGTGCGCGTCTCAGCCGCCTCCGAAGCTCACCGAGTTTCTCCCAGTCTGCCGTTCACTCTCCATTCTACCATCCAGAGCCTTGGCTGCGCCGTCCCGCTGCTCCGGTCCGCAAATTCAACTGCCCCAAACCTTGCCTTACTCCGATGGCAACCCCCTTGGCGCCGGCTTCCACATCGACGTGGTCGACTCCGACCTCTGGCCCgcttccttctccttctcttctgACAAGGCACGGGGTTTcgaagaacatgaagaagaAGTGCATGACTCTGATGATGAGATAGATGACATGAGGCACCGCAAGAAGCTGTTCTACAAGCTGGATAGGGGGTCCAAGGAGTTTGAGGAGAATAACCTTCCCTTACGCCGCAGATGGAAGAGAGATAAAGGCGAGGCCAAGAATCCATCGGAGTCCAAGAAGGTGGAGCCTGAGAAATCAGCTCCTTCCAAGGTTCTAAAGCTGAAAACAAAGCCTGCAGTGCGCAAAGACGATGTGGTTGAGGTGAAGAGGGAGCGAGTGCCGACGTTTAATCAGATGACTGATCCTTACCATCACCCCTTCTGCCTGGATATACATGTCTCGAAGGGGTCAGTGCGTGCTTGCTTTGTTCACCGAGTGACCAGCAGGGTGGTGTCAGTTGCTCACTCCATATCAAAGGACATGAAGTTTGATCTGGGTTCAAGGAAAGGTATAAAGGCATGTGTGGCGGTTGGGGCGCTTCTTGCAAAGCGTGCATTAGAGGATGACATTCATAATGCAGTTTATACACCTAGGAAAGGAGACAAGATTGAAGGGAAAATTGAGATTGTGCTGCGTGGAATTATTGAGAATGGAGTTGATGTGAAGGTGAAACTCAAACAAAGGAAACCGACAAAG AATAGGCCGGTGGTGCAGGACGATCAGTCTCGGTGA
- the LOC100835425 gene encoding LOW QUALITY PROTEIN: pentatricopeptide repeat-containing protein At1g09820-like (The sequence of the model RefSeq protein was modified relative to this genomic sequence to represent the inferred CDS: deleted 2 bases in 1 codon) codes for MPLRALLRHLAAGRFARVQALTGASTEAAAHRVLHLLLRTAPLPPLPHLVSLARWSRAHFRAPLPLPLHALLLARLASHGLHPLLRSELHALAAARLHSPASIVRALPASSSPLIADLLVLALASASQPLASYEAFLLAGDAHPRHRPSAFSVNRLLSALVAAERVDLAERAFKAALRRRVSPDLFTFNIVISGLCKTGQLRKAGDVAKDIRAWGLAPSVVTYNTIIDGYCKRGRAGRMYHVDALLKEMVEAGISPNEVTFNVLVNGYCKDSNTAAAVRVFEEMKQQGIAASVVTYSALVWGLCSEGKVEEGVKLVDEMKDLGLVPNLATLNSVLNGFCKKGMMTDAEGWIDSMEQKNVKPNVVTYTILVDGYRRLDKMKDALAVKEAMSGKGVRPNARIYNCLIAGFTRNGDWRSVSGLLDEMRMKGVRADIVTYNVLIGALCVKGEVRKAVKLLDEMLMVGLEPVHLTYNTIINGYCEKGNIKSAYEIRTRMEKGKKRANVVTYNVFIKCLCRMGKMEETNELLNEMLEKGLVPNGVTYDTIKEGMMEKGYTPDVRGFTCSASDASENLTSS; via the exons ATGCCGCTCCGCGCGCTGCTCCGGCACCTCGCCGCCGGGCGTTTCGCGCGCGTGCAGGCGCTCACGGGTGCGTccacggaggcggcggcgcaccgcgtcctccacctcctcctccgcaccGCGCCGCTCCCTCCCCTGCCCCACCTCGTCTCCCTCGCGCGCTGGTCGCGCGCCCACTTCCGCGCCCCGCTCCCGCTGCCGCTGcacgcgctcctcctcgcccgccTCGCCTCCCACGGGCTCCACCCACTGCTCCGCTCCGAGCTCCAcgctctcgccgccgcccgcctccactCCCCGGCGTCCATCGTCCGCGCcctccccgcctcctcctccccgctcATCGCGGACTTGCTTGTCCTCGCGCTCGCCAGCGCCTCCCAGCCCCTGGCCTCGTACGAGGctttcctcctcgccggcgatgCCCACCCGCGCCACCGCCCCTCCGCCTTCTCGGTGAACCGCCTACTCTccgccctcgtcgccgccgagcGAGTCGACCTCGCCGAGAGGGCTTTCAAGGCGGCCCTCCGGCGGCGCGTCTCGCCGGACCTTTTCACCTTCAACATCGTCATCTCCGGGCTCTGCAAGACCGGGCAGCTCCGCAAGGCCGGCGACGTCGCCAAGGACATCAGAGCGTGGGGTTTGGCGCCCTCAGTGGTCACTTACAACACTATCATCGACGGATACTGCAAGAGGGGTCGTGCCGGGAGGATGTACCATGTTGATGCGCTCTTGAAGGAGATGGTGGAAGCTGGGATCTCACCGAATGAGGTAACATTCAATGTGTTGGTCAATGGGTATTGCAAGGACTCGAacactgctgctgccgtgAGAGTCTTTGAGGAGATGAAGCAGCAGGGGATTGCAGCGAGCGTGGTGACGTACAGTGCACTTGTTTGGGGTCTCTGCAGTGAGGGGAAGGTAGAGGAAGGGGTGAAGCTGGTGGATGAGATGAAGGATTTGGGGCTGGTACCTAATTTGGCCACTCTGAACAGTGTGCTGAATGGGTTTTGCAAGAAGGGCATGATGACAGATGCTGAGGGTTGGATTGATAGTATGGAACAGAAGAATGTCAAACCTAATGTGGTTACTTACACTATATTGGTCGATGGGTATCGCCGGCTCGACAAGATGAAGGATGCATTGGCGGTGAAGGAGGCGATGTCAGGGAAGGGGGTTAGGCCAAATGCCAGAATATACAATTGCTTGATAGCTGGGTTTACCCGTAACGGGGATTGGAGGAGCGTTTCTGGACTTCTCGATGAGATGAGGATGAAAGGTGTTAGAGCTGATATTGTTACTTACAATGTACTTATTGGCGCCTTGTGCGTCAAAGGGGAAGTGCGGAAAGCAGTAAAGCTCTTGGATGAAATGTTGATGGTCGGCTTGGAGCCAGTGCATCTGACGTACAACACCATAATAAATGGGTACTGCGAGAAGGGGAACATTAAATCTGCCTATGAAATTAGGACTAGGATGGAGAAAGGTAAGAAAAGGGCAAATGTAGTCACATACAATGTGTTCATCAAGTGCCTTTGCAGAATGGGGAAGATGGAGGAGACTAATGAGCTCCTGAATGAGATGTTGGAGAAAGGTCTTGTTCCAAATGGGGTTACATATGATACTATCAAGGAGGGTATGATGGAAAAAGGTTACACTCCTGATGTAAGAGGATTCACTTGCTCA GCCTCAGACGCCTCTGAAAACCTGACATCTTCCTGA
- the LOC100836656 gene encoding protein RESTRICTED TEV MOVEMENT 2: MAAKQHCSTKPASSGAGAAAAGDLDPKFEWIENATNYVLRINLSGFKKDDFRVQVDGAGRLTVRGHRPASGPSFHKVFQLPSTASLDDITGRFDASVLTLTVPKRAAAAAPAPPTTIEEIRKPKAKEEAAAPKPPPTEGAEKKEAAGVKPKEETDKEGALKKALDEDTRKAVKQKEQEEDRRKQEQEQKPSPAAREEEVKPKATEAAAAAPQEKPKPAVAKPAAPLKEPDVASGEKPRQAVDRESLAERVRQRSEEEKAKAAAAAAAAAAEQKKMTSACVAWKERVASELEELAEMKWAQGLVETARNNKEVVATAIAAFSLGFFVSQKLFSRK; this comes from the coding sequence ATGGCGGCCAAGCAACATTGCTCAACCAAGCCAGCATCatcaggagcaggagcagctgctgcaggcgACTTGGACCCCAAGTTCGAGTGGATCGAGAACGCCACGAACTACGTCCTCCGCATCAACCTCTCGGGGTTCAAGAAGGACGActtcagggtgcaggtggacggCGCCGGCAGGCTCACCGTGCGCGGCCACCGCCCCGCCTCCGGCCCGAGCTTCCACAAGGTCTTCCAGCTTCCTTCCACCGCCAGCCTCGACGACATCACCGGACGCTTCGACGCCAGCGTGCTAACGCTCACCGTGCCCAAGcgagctgctgcagccgcgccggcgccaccgacGACCATCGAGGAGATCAGGAAGCccaaggccaaggaggaggcggcggctcccAAGCCACCGCCAACAGAAGGAGCCGAGAAGAAGGAAGCCGCCGGCGTGAAGCCGAAGGAAGAGACCGACAAGGAGGGCGCGTTGAAGAAAGCGCTGGACGAGGACACGAGGAAGGCTGTTAAACagaaggagcaggaggaggacagACGCAAGCAAGAGCAAGAGCAAAAGCCATCGCCTGCTGCGAGGGAAGAAGAAGTGAAGCCCAAGGCGACCgaggcggcagcagccgcTCCACAGGAGAAGCCGAagccggcggtggcgaagccggcggcgccgctcaAGGAGCCAGACGTTGCCAGCGGCGAGAAGCCCAGGCAGGCGGTTGACCGAGAGAGCCTAGCGGAGAGAGTGAGGCAGCGCAGCGAAGAAGAGAAGGccaaggcggcggctgctgctgctgccgccgcagctgagCAAAAGAAGATGACGTCGGCGTGCGTTGCTTGGAAAGAGCGTGTGGCAAGCGAGCTGGAGGAGCTCGCGGAGATGAAGTGGGCGCAGGGTCTGGTGGAGACGGCGAGGAACAACAAGGAGGTGGTGGccaccgccatcgccgccttcTCTCTCGGCTTCTTCGTCTCCCAGAAGCTCTTCTCCAGGAAGTGA
- the LOC100836351 gene encoding uncharacterized protein LOC100836351 isoform X2 — protein sequence MEGKLSEASRRAVPSPIQQLSHLAQSVGAVNLAEGFPDFPAPAHVKAAAAAAIASDLNQYRHVQGICDVLSETMKREHGLYVDPLTDFAICCGQSEAFAAAVFAIIDPGDEVLLFDPAYETYHTCIELARGIPVYVPLDPPSWTLNGDKFLKSFTSRTKAVILNSPHNPTGKVFSKEELLIISEACQEKDCFAITDEVYEYITYDENKHTSLASLPGMQERTIITSSLSKTYSVTGWRVGWACAAANIAAAIRNIHVKLTDSAPAPFQEAAVIALTSTSDYYKSLKKDYAVKRDFILQLLTDYGFHISFRPQGSVFVFAELPRSWQISDIDFVTNLIQNAGVAAVPGRGFFHTDSDDQSYHRRYVRFAFCKSDETLEAAAWKMRTLADNNGTMKLNGK from the exons ATGGAGGGGAAGCTGTCCGAGGCGTcgaggcgggcggtgccgtcGCCCATCCAGCAGCTCTCCCACCTGGCGCAGAGCGTCGGCGCCGTCAACCTCGCCGAGGGGTTCCCAGATTTCCCCGCGCCCGCCCACGttaaggccgccgccgccgccgccatcgcctccgACCTCAACCAGTACAG GCATGTGCAGGGGATCTGCGACGTGCTCTCAGAGACGATGAAGCGGGAGCACGGCCTCTACGTCGACCCCCTCACGGACTTCGCCATCTGCTGCGGGCAATCCGaggccttcgccgccgctgtATTTGCAA TTATAGACCCAGGGGATGAAGTTCTGCTCTTCGATCCGGCTTACGAAACATATCATACATGCATTGAGCTGGCCCGGGGTATACCT GTGTATGTGCCATTGGATCCACCTTCTTGGACACTGAATGGGGATAAATTTTTGAAATCGTTTACCAGTCGGACAAAGGCAGTGATCTTAAATAG CCCACATAATCCTACCGGGAAGGTTTTTAGCAAGGAGGAATTGCTTATTATTTCTGAGGCTTGTCAGGAAAAGGACTGCTTTGCTATTACTGACGAG GTTTATGAGTATATTACTTACGATGAGAACAAGCATACCTCACTGGCTTCTCTTCCAGGAATGCAAGAGAGGACCATCATCACATCCTCACTGTCGAAAACTTACAGTGTAACTG GCTGGAGAGTTGGCTGGGCTTGTGCTGCAGCAAACATCGCTGCGGCAATAAGAAATATCCATGTCAAGCTGACAGATTCAGCTCCTGCACCATTCCAAGAAGCTGCGGTGATTGCGTTAACAAGCACATCAGATTACTATAAGTCCCTGAAAAAA GACTATGCAGTGAAAAGGGACTTCATCCTTCAGTTGCTGACAGATTACGGTTTCCACATTAGCTTCAGGCCACAAGGTTCAGTATTTGTATTTGCTGAGCTGCCCAGATCGTGGCAAATTTCAGAT ATAGATTTTGTGACCAACTTGATCCAGAATGCTGGTGTGGCGGCCGTACCTGGCCGCGGGTTCTTCCACACAG ATTCTGACGATCAAAGCTACCATCGCAGGTATGTCAGGTTTGCGTTTTGCAAGAGCGATGAGACCCTTGAGGCTGCTGCCTGGAAGATGAGGACTCTGGCGGATAATAATGGAACAATGAAGCTTAATGGCAAATAA
- the LOC100836351 gene encoding uncharacterized protein LOC100836351 isoform X3: protein MEGKLSEASRRAVPSPIQQLSHLAQSVGAVNLAEGFPDFPAPAHVKAAAAAAIASDLNQYRHVQGICDVLSETMKREHGLYVDPLTDFAICCGQSEAFAAAVFAIIDPGDEVLLFDPAYETYHTCIELARGIPVYVPLDPPSWTLNGDKFLKSFTSRTKAVILNSPHNPTGKVFSKEELLIISEACQEKDCFAITDEVYEYITYDENKHTSLASLPGMQERTIITSSLSKTYSVTGWRVGWACAAANIAAAIRNIHVKLTDSAPAPFQEAADYAVKRDFILQLLTDYGFHISFRPQGSVFVFAELPRSWQISDIDFVTNLIQNAGVAAVPGRGFFHTDSDDQSYNHRYVRFAFCKSDETLEAAAWKMRTLADNNGTMKLNGK from the exons ATGGAGGGGAAGCTGTCCGAGGCGTcgaggcgggcggtgccgtcGCCCATCCAGCAGCTCTCCCACCTGGCGCAGAGCGTCGGCGCCGTCAACCTCGCCGAGGGGTTCCCAGATTTCCCCGCGCCCGCCCACGttaaggccgccgccgccgccgccatcgcctccgACCTCAACCAGTACAG GCATGTGCAGGGGATCTGCGACGTGCTCTCAGAGACGATGAAGCGGGAGCACGGCCTCTACGTCGACCCCCTCACGGACTTCGCCATCTGCTGCGGGCAATCCGaggccttcgccgccgctgtATTTGCAA TTATAGACCCAGGGGATGAAGTTCTGCTCTTCGATCCGGCTTACGAAACATATCATACATGCATTGAGCTGGCCCGGGGTATACCT GTGTATGTGCCATTGGATCCACCTTCTTGGACACTGAATGGGGATAAATTTTTGAAATCGTTTACCAGTCGGACAAAGGCAGTGATCTTAAATAG CCCACATAATCCTACCGGGAAGGTTTTTAGCAAGGAGGAATTGCTTATTATTTCTGAGGCTTGTCAGGAAAAGGACTGCTTTGCTATTACTGACGAG GTTTATGAGTATATTACTTACGATGAGAACAAGCATACCTCACTGGCTTCTCTTCCAGGAATGCAAGAGAGGACCATCATCACATCCTCACTGTCGAAAACTTACAGTGTAACTG GCTGGAGAGTTGGCTGGGCTTGTGCTGCAGCAAACATCGCTGCGGCAATAAGAAATATCCATGTCAAGCTGACAGATTCAGCTCCTGCACCATTCCAAGAAGCTGCG GACTATGCAGTGAAAAGGGACTTCATCCTTCAGTTGCTGACAGATTACGGTTTCCACATTAGCTTCAGGCCACAAGGTTCAGTATTTGTATTTGCTGAGCTGCCCAGATCGTGGCAAATTTCAGAT ATAGATTTTGTGACCAACTTGATCCAGAATGCTGGTGTGGCGGCCGTACCTGGCCGCGGGTTCTTCCACACAGATTCTGACGATCAAAGCTACAATCACAG GTATGTCAGGTTTGCGTTTTGCAAGAGCGATGAGACCCTTGAGGCTGCTGCCTGGAAGATGAGGACTCTGGCGGATAATAATGGAACAATGAAGCTTAATGGCAAATAA
- the LOC100836351 gene encoding uncharacterized protein LOC100836351 isoform X1, with protein MEGKLSEASRRAVPSPIQQLSHLAQSVGAVNLAEGFPDFPAPAHVKAAAAAAIASDLNQYRHVQGICDVLSETMKREHGLYVDPLTDFAICCGQSEAFAAAVFAIIDPGDEVLLFDPAYETYHTCIELARGIPVYVPLDPPSWTLNGDKFLKSFTSRTKAVILNSPHNPTGKVFSKEELLIISEACQEKDCFAITDEVYEYITYDENKHTSLASLPGMQERTIITSSLSKTYSVTGWRVGWACAAANIAAAIRNIHVKLTDSAPAPFQEAAVIALTSTSDYYKSLKKDYAVKRDFILQLLTDYGFHISFRPQGSVFVFAELPRSWQISDIDFVTNLIQNAGVAAVPGRGFFHTDSDDQSYNHRYVRFAFCKSDETLEAAAWKMRTLADNNGTMKLNGK; from the exons ATGGAGGGGAAGCTGTCCGAGGCGTcgaggcgggcggtgccgtcGCCCATCCAGCAGCTCTCCCACCTGGCGCAGAGCGTCGGCGCCGTCAACCTCGCCGAGGGGTTCCCAGATTTCCCCGCGCCCGCCCACGttaaggccgccgccgccgccgccatcgcctccgACCTCAACCAGTACAG GCATGTGCAGGGGATCTGCGACGTGCTCTCAGAGACGATGAAGCGGGAGCACGGCCTCTACGTCGACCCCCTCACGGACTTCGCCATCTGCTGCGGGCAATCCGaggccttcgccgccgctgtATTTGCAA TTATAGACCCAGGGGATGAAGTTCTGCTCTTCGATCCGGCTTACGAAACATATCATACATGCATTGAGCTGGCCCGGGGTATACCT GTGTATGTGCCATTGGATCCACCTTCTTGGACACTGAATGGGGATAAATTTTTGAAATCGTTTACCAGTCGGACAAAGGCAGTGATCTTAAATAG CCCACATAATCCTACCGGGAAGGTTTTTAGCAAGGAGGAATTGCTTATTATTTCTGAGGCTTGTCAGGAAAAGGACTGCTTTGCTATTACTGACGAG GTTTATGAGTATATTACTTACGATGAGAACAAGCATACCTCACTGGCTTCTCTTCCAGGAATGCAAGAGAGGACCATCATCACATCCTCACTGTCGAAAACTTACAGTGTAACTG GCTGGAGAGTTGGCTGGGCTTGTGCTGCAGCAAACATCGCTGCGGCAATAAGAAATATCCATGTCAAGCTGACAGATTCAGCTCCTGCACCATTCCAAGAAGCTGCGGTGATTGCGTTAACAAGCACATCAGATTACTATAAGTCCCTGAAAAAA GACTATGCAGTGAAAAGGGACTTCATCCTTCAGTTGCTGACAGATTACGGTTTCCACATTAGCTTCAGGCCACAAGGTTCAGTATTTGTATTTGCTGAGCTGCCCAGATCGTGGCAAATTTCAGAT ATAGATTTTGTGACCAACTTGATCCAGAATGCTGGTGTGGCGGCCGTACCTGGCCGCGGGTTCTTCCACACAGATTCTGACGATCAAAGCTACAATCACAG GTATGTCAGGTTTGCGTTTTGCAAGAGCGATGAGACCCTTGAGGCTGCTGCCTGGAAGATGAGGACTCTGGCGGATAATAATGGAACAATGAAGCTTAATGGCAAATAA